The following are encoded in a window of Lagenorhynchus albirostris chromosome 3, mLagAlb1.1, whole genome shotgun sequence genomic DNA:
- the FAM200C gene encoding protein FAM200C: MSKKRKWDDDYVRYWFTCTTEVDGTQRPQCVLCNSVFSNADLRPSKLSDHFNRQHGGIGGHDLNSLKHVPTPSDQSETLKAFGVASQEDTLLQASYQFAYLCAKEKNPHTIAEKLVKPCALEIAQIVLGPDAQKKLQQVSLSDDVIHSRIDEMSQDILQQVLEDIKASPLKVGIQLAETTDMDDCSQLMAFVRYIKEREIVEEFLFCEPLQLTVKGKAVFNLFRDFFLKHKIALDVCGSVCTDGASSILGENSEFVSCMKKEVPHIVITHCLLNPHELVTKTLPTKLRDALFTVVRVINFIKGRAPNHRLFQAFFEEIGIEYSVLLFHTEMRWLSRGQILTHIFEMYEEINQFLHHQSSNLVDGFENKEFKIHLAYLADLFKHLNELSASMQRTGMNTVSAREKLSAFVRKFPCWLKRIEKRNFTNFPFLEEIVVSDNEAICIAAEITVHLQQLSNFFHGYFSVGDLDEASKWILDPFLFNLDFVDDGYLMKNDLAELRASGQILMEFETMKLEDFWCAQFTVFPSLAKTALKILIPFATTYLCELGFSSLLHFKTKSRSYVNMNDDIRVAISKKVPRFSDIIEQKLQLQKSL; the protein is encoded by the coding sequence ATGTCGAAGAAACGCAAATGGGACGATGACTATGTTCGTTACTGGTTCACCTGCACAACGGAGGTTGATGGAACTCAGCGCCCACAGTGTGTATTGTGTAACTCTGTATTTTCAAACGCTGACCTCCGACCATCAAAACTGTCTGACCATTTTAACAGACAGCATGGTGGTATAGGTGGGCACGATCTCAATAGCCTGAAACATGTGCCAACACCATCTGATCAGAGTGAAACCCTGAAAGCATTTGGAGTTGCATCTCAGGAGGATACCTTACTACAGGCATCATATCAGTTTGCGTATTTATGTGCCAAGGAGAAGAATCCTCATACAATAGCTGAAAAATTAGTGAAACCTTGTGCCCTGGAAATAGCACAAATAGTTTTGGGACCAGATGCACAAAAGAAGCTTCAGCAGGTATCCTTATCAGATGATGTGATCCATTCTAGGATTGATGAAATGAGCCAGGATATCTTACAGCAAGTTCTAGAAGATATCAAAGCCAGTCCTCTTAAAGTGGGTATTCAGCTTGCTGAGACAACAGACATGGATGACTGCAGTCAGCTAATGGCATTTGTGCGGTACATAAAGGAAAGAGAGATCGTAGAAGAATTCCTGTTCTGTGAACCATTGCAGTTAACAGTGAAGGGAAAAGCTGTGTTCAATCTGTTCAGAGACTTCTTTTTGAAGCATAAGATAGCACTCGATGTATGTGGCTCTGTTTGTACTGACGGTGCCTCTTCTATCCTAGGAGAAAATTCAGAATTTGTTTCCTGTATGAAAAAAGAGGTACCTCATATCGTGATCACACATTGTTTGTTGAACCCTCATGAACTTGTCACAAAGACACTGCCTACAAAACTGAGGGATGCGCTTTTTACTGTGGTGAGAGTAATAAATTTTATCAAAGGGCGAGCTCCAAATCATCGCCTGTTTCAGgctttttttgaagaaattggaATAGAGTATAGTGTTCTCCTTTTCCATACTGAAATGAGGTGGCTTTCCCGAGGCCAAATACTTACtcatatttttgaaatgtatgaAGAAATAAATCAGTTTCTTCACCACCAAAGCAGCAATTTAGTTGATGGCTTTGAAAACAAAGAGTTTAAAATTCACCTAGCATACCTTGCAGATTTATTCAAACACCTAAATGAACTTAGTGCATCTATGCAAAGGACTGGAATGAACACAGTATCAGCTAGAGAGAAGTTGTCTGCTTTTGTTAGGAAGTTTCCATGTTGGCTAAAACGaattgagaaaagaaattttaccAACTTTCCTTTTCTTGAAGAAATTGTTGTTTCAGATAATGAAGCAATATGCATTGCAGCTGAAATAACAGTGCACCTGCAACAGTTGAGCAACTTCTTCCACGGATATTTCTCTGTTGGAGATCTTGATGAGGCAAGTAAATGGATACTGgatccatttctttttaatttggacTTTGTTGATGATGGCTATTTAATGAAAAATGATCTTGCTGAATTACGAGCTAGTGGCCAAATCCTAATGGAATTTGAGACAATGAAGCTTGAGGATTTCTGGTGTGCTCAATTCACAGTGTTTCCAAGCCTAGCAAAGACAGCTCTAAAAATCCTTATACCGTTTGCAACTACATATCTTTGTGAGTTGGGATTTTCATCACTcttgcattttaaaacaaagtccagAAGCTACGTGAATATGAATGATGACATCCGTGTGGCTATTTCAAAAAAAGTTCCTCGTTTCTCAGACATCATTGAACAAAAACTACAGCTACAGAAGTCACTGTAA